One Miscanthus floridulus cultivar M001 chromosome 11, ASM1932011v1, whole genome shotgun sequence DNA window includes the following coding sequences:
- the LOC136493304 gene encoding uncharacterized protein, producing MANRARWMMKYEKGLVDILHENNNSHYRTPNGWRTEGWRKIVREFTVRYPEAKFSKSQIQEHETQLKKDYKVIKSVLQRDGVSWDQSASMVRTTDEIWDEIIEDMPKARKYQSKSFPLLDSLELLFDGPIPEGGQKSPSSIPQNVGGNVDDGGNNISTVPGLSERPSGNTSVNEAWNNISLLQQTALGPQGIDDLDMLQNRDEEVLERLQHGADPRPQRADEQAQSSSCVELQRDRRKKRKVPDIQQIMETYLNFRMKQARVKEQRAKDADQFTISSCIKALHTMADVSDEVKVLASDVFKDAENREIFLSYEPRLRTLWLKREVGKLLS from the exons ATGGCAAATAGAGCAAGATGGATGATGAAGTACGAAAAGGGTCTTGTTGATATACTTCATGAGAACAATAATTCACATTATCGTACCCCAAACGGTTGGAGAACAGAGGGGTGGAGGAAAATTGTTAGGGAGTTCACTGTAAGGTACCCTGAAGCAAAGTTTAGTAAATCGCAAATCCAGGAACATGAGACTCAATTGAAGAAAGACTATAAGGTGATAAAATCTGTCCTCCAACGTGATGGTGTCTCATGGGACCAGAGTGCATCCATGGTTAGAACAACAGATGAAATCTGGGATGAGATAATTGAG GATATGCCCAAGGCACGGAAGTACCAAAGCAAGAGCTTTCCATTGCTTGACTCACTTGAGCTGTTATTTGATG GTCCTATTCCTGAAGGGGGACAGAAATCGCCTTCCAGCATACCTCAGAATGTTGGTGGAAATGTTGACGATGGAGGCAACAATATCAGCACAGTCCCAGGCTTGTCTGAAAGACCTAGTGGTAACACTAGCGTTAATGAGGCATGGAATAATATCAGCCTACTTCAGCAAACAGCATTAGGACCCCAAGGTATAGACGATCTCGACATGCTGCAAAATCGTGATGAAGAGGTGCTGGAACGACTACAGCATGGTGCGGACCCAAGGCCACAAAGAGCAGATGAACAGGCACAGTCAAGTTCTTGTGTAGAACTGCAGAGAGACAGGCGCAAGAAGCGGAAGGTCCCAGACATCCAGCAGATCATGGAGACCTATTTGAATTTCAGAATGAAGCAAGCTCGCGTCAAAGAACAAAGAGCAAAGGATGCTGATCAGTTCACGATTTCAAGCTGTATCAAGGCTCTGCACACCATGGCCGATGTGTCAGACGAGGTCAAGGTATTAGCCTCTGATGTTTTCAAGGATGCTGAGAACAGGGAGATCTTTCTCTCCTATGAACCCAGGCTGCGCACCTTGTGGCTCAAGAGGGAAGTTGGCAAGCTACTCTCCTGA